One Streptomyces hundungensis DNA segment encodes these proteins:
- a CDS encoding SRPBCC family protein, whose amino-acid sequence MQSPAADRLKQELQGYLLAQGERLLTGVGHKLGDTTVKLNDIAEGRSPGFAKLALEGGRKVAEGKGPVRAAVEMGASHLKDNAKDMLKGLGGKRKKGGAGRKPTVIMESVDVGVPVREAYDQWTQFQSFATFAKGVKSATVADDTTSDWKVKVFWSSRSWKAHTTEQVPDARIAWTSEGAKGTAKGVVTFHPLGDNITRVLLVMEYYPKGLFEKTGNIWRAQGRRARLDLKNFARHIALRGEAEGGWRGEIRDGEVVVSHEDAIAEEEEGREPEGSGQQEDPDDVADRDDVEDRDEALDEDEPLDEDEDEPEQDLEPEQEAEQEEDPEPAAEPEEYQDEADGEYEDEYEDEEEPEGEYEDEPAGEGEVEEDPEDASSARKRRAYAGSRSDDRR is encoded by the coding sequence ATGCAGAGCCCGGCGGCCGACCGCCTGAAGCAGGAGCTCCAGGGCTATCTGCTCGCCCAGGGCGAGCGGCTCCTGACGGGCGTCGGCCACAAGCTCGGCGATACCACCGTCAAGCTCAACGACATAGCCGAAGGCCGCAGCCCCGGCTTCGCCAAGCTGGCCCTTGAAGGCGGCCGCAAGGTCGCCGAGGGCAAGGGCCCGGTCCGCGCCGCCGTCGAGATGGGCGCATCCCACCTCAAGGACAACGCCAAGGACATGCTCAAGGGGCTCGGCGGCAAGCGGAAGAAGGGCGGCGCGGGACGCAAGCCGACCGTCATCATGGAGTCCGTCGACGTGGGCGTCCCGGTGCGCGAGGCCTACGACCAGTGGACCCAGTTCCAGTCGTTCGCCACCTTCGCCAAGGGCGTCAAGAGCGCCACCGTCGCCGACGACACGACGTCGGACTGGAAGGTCAAGGTCTTCTGGTCCAGCCGCAGTTGGAAGGCGCACACCACCGAGCAGGTCCCCGACGCGCGCATCGCCTGGACCTCCGAGGGCGCCAAGGGAACCGCCAAGGGCGTCGTCACCTTCCACCCCCTGGGCGACAACATCACGCGCGTGCTGCTCGTCATGGAGTACTACCCCAAGGGCCTGTTCGAGAAGACCGGCAACATCTGGCGCGCCCAGGGCCGTCGCGCCCGGCTCGACCTCAAGAACTTCGCGCGCCACATCGCGCTGCGCGGCGAGGCCGAGGGCGGCTGGCGCGGCGAGATCAGGGACGGCGAGGTGGTCGTCAGCCACGAGGACGCGATCGCCGAAGAGGAAGAGGGGCGGGAGCCGGAAGGGTCCGGGCAGCAGGAGGACCCGGACGACGTCGCGGACCGCGACGACGTCGAGGACCGCGACGAGGCCCTGGACGAGGACGAGCCCCTGGACGAGGACGAGGACGAGCCCGAACAGGACCTGGAACCGGAGCAGGAAGCCGAGCAGGAGGAGGACCCCGAGCCCGCCGCCGAGCCCGAGGAGTACCAGGACGAGGCCGACGGTGAGTACGAGGATGAGTACGAGGACGAAGAGGAACCCGAGGGTGAGTACGAGGACGAGCCCGCCGGGGAAGGAGAGGTCGAGGAGGACCCGGAGGACGCGTCGAGCGCGCGCAAGCGCCGTGCCTACGCGGGCTCCCGGAGCGACGACCGCCGCTGA